One Thermococcus eurythermalis DNA segment encodes these proteins:
- a CDS encoding aldehyde ferredoxin oxidoreductase family protein: MEAKGGYWGKILRVNLTTGEIKVEPLPEEFPRKYLGGVGFGTRLLYDEVPAKVDPLGPENKMIITPGLFVATGIGTGSKTAFNFKSPLTGGYGRAMAGAKMGEELKKAGYDVLIIEGKSEEPVLLVIEDDDVKLVPAKEYWGLTTGEARKKAKEEYPGFATAFIGPAGENLSLISIIDTDERQAARGGPGAVLGSKKLKGILVKGTKKVPIAEPEKLRELIKKWALVFKDHPATKADMEYGSGEFLDWMNRERGTFPTRNWQMGFFKKAYEKAKEEGREHIGLDPYFWAPKYRAGRRPCPLCNKPCSQYVKVESEKWGTFMVDGPEYETLYSFGGVLELDDFETVAYLNYLADELGLDTISAGVTIAWAMEAYERGLLTKEEADGLELTFGNGEAAVEALKKMAYREGNLGKLLADGVKRASERLGRGSEKFALHVKGMEPPAYDVRGIKGMALAFAANVRGADHLTSGAYGTELVGKWWKFEGVDRTKGENKGFEIAFHENLMAIYDATGTCKFSRHMYFLEGFPDLVEAVTGMNIGEAELMVIGERIMNIARAFNVREGFTRKDDTLPYRIMWEPIPEGPSKGLHVPPWELDRMLDEYYQARGWSRDGIPTKAKLMALDLPDIADDIGAGI; this comes from the coding sequence ATGGAAGCCAAGGGTGGCTATTGGGGAAAGATTCTGAGGGTCAACCTGACGACAGGAGAGATTAAGGTCGAGCCTCTCCCGGAGGAGTTCCCGAGGAAGTACCTCGGCGGCGTTGGATTTGGAACGAGACTTCTCTACGACGAGGTTCCCGCAAAGGTAGACCCCCTCGGACCTGAGAACAAGATGATTATAACCCCTGGTCTCTTCGTTGCCACGGGAATCGGAACCGGCTCAAAGACAGCGTTCAACTTCAAGAGCCCGCTCACCGGCGGTTACGGCAGAGCGATGGCAGGAGCGAAGATGGGTGAGGAGCTTAAGAAGGCCGGCTACGACGTCCTCATTATCGAGGGCAAGAGCGAGGAGCCCGTTCTTCTCGTGATTGAAGACGATGACGTTAAGCTCGTCCCGGCCAAGGAGTACTGGGGCCTCACCACCGGCGAGGCAAGGAAGAAGGCTAAGGAGGAGTATCCGGGCTTCGCCACCGCTTTCATTGGCCCCGCTGGAGAGAACCTCAGCCTCATCTCAATCATAGACACCGACGAGAGGCAGGCCGCTCGCGGTGGCCCTGGTGCAGTTCTCGGAAGCAAGAAGCTCAAGGGAATCCTCGTCAAGGGAACCAAGAAGGTACCGATTGCCGAGCCTGAGAAGCTCCGCGAGCTCATCAAGAAGTGGGCGCTCGTCTTCAAGGACCACCCCGCGACCAAGGCGGACATGGAGTACGGAAGCGGTGAGTTCCTCGACTGGATGAACAGGGAGAGGGGAACCTTCCCGACCAGGAACTGGCAGATGGGCTTCTTCAAGAAGGCCTACGAGAAGGCCAAGGAGGAGGGCAGGGAGCACATAGGCCTTGACCCGTACTTCTGGGCACCGAAGTACCGCGCCGGCAGGAGGCCGTGCCCGCTCTGTAACAAGCCGTGCAGCCAGTACGTCAAAGTCGAGAGCGAGAAGTGGGGCACCTTCATGGTGGACGGTCCCGAGTACGAGACCCTCTACTCCTTCGGCGGAGTCCTTGAGCTCGACGACTTCGAGACCGTCGCGTATCTCAACTACCTCGCTGACGAGCTCGGTCTCGACACGATTTCAGCGGGTGTCACCATCGCCTGGGCCATGGAGGCCTACGAGCGTGGACTTCTCACCAAGGAAGAGGCGGACGGCCTCGAGCTGACCTTTGGAAACGGCGAGGCCGCTGTGGAGGCGCTCAAGAAGATGGCCTACCGCGAGGGTAACCTCGGAAAGCTTCTCGCCGACGGTGTCAAGAGGGCAAGCGAGAGGCTCGGCAGGGGAAGCGAGAAGTTTGCGCTCCACGTCAAGGGCATGGAGCCCCCAGCGTACGACGTCAGGGGAATCAAGGGAATGGCTCTCGCCTTCGCGGCCAACGTCCGCGGTGCCGACCACCTCACGAGCGGTGCCTACGGAACCGAGCTCGTTGGCAAGTGGTGGAAGTTCGAGGGCGTTGACAGGACCAAGGGCGAGAACAAGGGATTCGAGATTGCCTTCCACGAGAACCTCATGGCAATCTACGATGCAACGGGAACGTGCAAGTTCTCAAGGCACATGTACTTCCTTGAGGGCTTCCCAGATCTCGTCGAGGCTGTCACAGGCATGAACATCGGCGAGGCCGAGCTGATGGTCATCGGCGAGAGGATAATGAACATCGCTCGCGCCTTCAACGTCCGCGAGGGCTTCACCAGGAAGGACGACACGCTCCCGTACAGGATTATGTGGGAGCCGATTCCTGAGGGCCCGAGCAAGGGCCTCCACGTCCCGCCATGGGAGCTCGACAGGATGCTTGACGAGTACTACCAGGCTCGCGGATGGAGCAGGGACGGAATCCCGACCAAGGCCAAGCTTATGGCCCTCGACCTGCCGGACATCGCGGACGACATTGGAGCGGGAATCTGA